A portion of the Punica granatum isolate Tunisia-2019 chromosome 7, ASM765513v2, whole genome shotgun sequence genome contains these proteins:
- the LOC116213185 gene encoding E3 ubiquitin-protein ligase RNF168-like codes for MVREEEPRKSPRSSSFSQRSPNPVLSNGRFGENSSTMFSPRFKSVAAMAGWDEETLLIASLIVDDTPDREFKQRKRSDLAFKTPPSNSRRKRRDQRRSPAPIPATVLNLDEDESEDTTGKANETSKKAEAENQKKEIKTRGNEPLENRPTDSAAPAAPLPCLDRLREELSCAICLEICYEPSTTACGHSFCKKCLRSAAEKCGKRCPKCRQLISARSCTVNTVLWNTIQLLFPDEVKSRKASSRSPAESVGPETVSVRQGQRDTQTQRNSRSRIRPSASLSSSMVNAEILRRRPDPPGQDEDAALALRLQREEFMEVITGGEGGVGRRRRSRHDRDRDHDDGSRISLSLARENLRAMASRAISLRARGRHV; via the exons ATGGTCAGGGAGGAAGAACCCAGGAAGAGTCCCAGAAGCTCGAGCTTTTCACAGAGGTCGCCTAATCCCGTCTTGAGTAATGGCAGGTTTGGGGAAAACAGCAGTACTATGTTCAGCCCAAGATTCAAATCGGTTGCTGCGATGGCTGGATGGGATGAGGAGACCCTTCTGATCGCGAGCCTGATCGTCGATGACACACCCGATCGCGAGTTTAAGCAGAGGAAACGGTCAGACCTGGCCTTCAAGACTCCTCCTTCCAATTCAAGAAG aaaaagaagagatcAGAGGAGAAGTCCTGCACCAATCCCAGCTACAGTTCTTAACCTCGACGAAGATGAGTCTGAAGACACAACTGGGAAAG CAAATGAGACCAGTAAGAAAGCGGAGGCAGAGAATCAAAAGAAGGAAATCAAAACCAGGGGAAACGAGCCGCTGGAGAACAGGCCTACCGATTCGGCAGCTCCTGCCGCTCCGCTTCCTTGCCTGGATAGACTCAGAGAAGAGCTTTCTTGTGCT ATCTGCTTAGAGATATGCTATGAGCCTAGTACCACAGCTTGTGGTCACAG TTTCTGTAAGAAATGCCTTCGATCAGCAGCTGAGAAGTGCGGGAAGCGCTGCCCAAAGTGCAGGCAGCTAATCAG TGCGAGGAGCTGCACTGTGAACACAGTTCTTTGGAACACAATACAGCTTCTGTTCCCTGATGAGGTCAAATCAAGAAAGGCAAGCAGCAGATCTCCCGCAGAATCTGTTGGCCCTGAAACAGTGTCTGTAAGGCAGGGCCAAAGAGATACTCAAACCCAACGAAATTCCCGAAGTAGAATCCGGCCATCTGCTTCGTTGAGCAGCAGTATGGTCAATGCAGAAATCCTGAGGAGGCGGCCTGATCCACCGGGCCAAGATGAGGATGCCGCCTTGGCCTTGAGGTTGCAAAGGGAAGAGTTCATGGAGGTCATAACTGGAGGGGAGGGAGGAGtgggaaggagaagaagaagtagGCATGACCGTGATCGTGATCATGATGACGGTTCTCGAATCTCACTTTCTCTGGCTAGAGAGAACTTAAGGGCCATGGCTTCTCGGGCCATCAGCCTTCGGGCTCGAGGCAGACATGTGTGA